The Plasmodium brasilianum strain Bolivian I chromosome 14, whole genome shotgun sequence genome contains a region encoding:
- a CDS encoding peptidyl-prolyl cis-trans isomerase: protein MLNDDKTYTNFLKTERVVMNDKDDAAIIGMFNYISQCIDKSGSKDNNGEIKSMIKKINDITNIIFIEVKGVVKKYPFFKYQIGVNNIPNRQVENRELGITRLCHNLLFPNTWKYYAVRLYMYNVYLAIIRIIENTLGNKIFYVDMKEELTKRKDIIINMLYDIYRVKHVDSTYKDSYNNMCNDRHNSNAHCDRKPIRILYIGSNEFSAMCLKIILLIIKTIRNDIKVEDIITKSPRRKGRNLHVKKSNVEEEARKNKINVFYYDKFKNTIHQLKNKLFDLCISISFGEIFNSSFFKTVNSNIFSLHPSLLPLYKGASPIQRSLLNNESIFGYTVFLTNLRIDAGTTLIKKSFHFDETFNFNDIITILFTLGTLHLIKNIFFLANYNNFIHKERLVYDIFCNSFSTRVNNEYTENIKCSYANKKGVFPMLSSVNSELSGVNCPHPRCFPTSSYNNSGSGDSSSSSRSRSDEHTSGSCSCNGQSKDNKNYAPKIKAEEKYVCFFCSSSMYIHNKVRGFINWPKAECSLFLYQNNAIKKIEVKLIKTSYDLYVNNNNYAFRKFHNSLEGHKCFDNVPRKFAILDKNSINIQCKDNTLLRIYKLQRKNKKIMDAMSFFNSINKVYLLDHRKIFSLQNHYFKEKKKQIFNSFCNLFFIYLNAYFIKKFLFSKNISILLLEEKLNGSLQKICRDNAPYLKTKSGILYKDIIEGQLDGYTVEEGDTVYIHYQGKTTNDFRLIQSTFSCVFPPKIKAGYYDHKHIKAIYEVPLIYEIDVWSNCITNLSFFCHFENLIKISESLNSNSTFYESHLKNDVVASKPSKH from the exons ATGTTAAATGATGATAAGACCTATacaaactttttaaaaactgAACGAGTTGTTATGAATGATAAGGATGATGCTGCTATCATTGGCATGTTCAATTACATATCTCAATGTATTGATAAAAGTGGGAGTAAAGATAATAATGGGGAGATAAAAAgcatgataaaaaaaattaatgatatcacaaatataatatttattgaaGTAAAAGGTGTTGTTAAAAAATACCCATTCTTTAAGTATCAAATTGGTGTCAATAATATACCTAATAGACAAGTGGAAAATAGGGAATTGGGAATAACCAGATTATGCCATAATTTGTTATTCCCTAACACATGGAAATACTATGCTGTAAggttgtatatgtataatgtgTACTTAGCAATAATTCGTATAATTGAAAATACACTAggtaacaaaatattttatgtagaTATGAAAGAAGAGCTGACAAAAAGAAAggatataattattaatatgctGTATGATATTTACAGAGTTAAACATGTAGATAGTACGTATAAGGATAGTTACAATAACATGTGTAATGATAGACATAACAGTAATGCTCATTGCGATAGGAAGCCTATTCGCATCTTATACATTGGAAGTAACGAATTCAGCGCTATGTGccttaaaataattttattaataataaagacaattagaaatgatataaaagTAGAGGATATTATTACGAAAAGCCCAAGAAGAAAGGGAAGAAATTTACATGTGAAAAAATCAAATGTAGAAGAAGAAGctaggaaaaataaaataaatgttttttattatgacaagttcaaaaatacaatacatcagttaaaaaataaattatttgatctttgtatttctatttcttttggagaaatatttaatagctcattttttaaaacagtcaattctaatattttttctttacatcCGAGTTTGCTCCCATTATATAAAGGTGCTTCACCAATTCAAAGaagtttattaaataatgaatcAATATTTGGTTACACAGTTTTCTTAACTAATCTACGCATAGATGCAGGAActacattaataaaaaaatctttTCACTTTGATgaaacttttaattttaatgatataatcACTATCCTCTTTACACTAGGTActttacatttaataaaaaatattttctttttggcaaattataataattttattcataagGAAAGACTagtatatgatatattttgtaaCTCCTTTTCTACTCGagtaaataatgaatatacaGAAAATATCAAATGTTCATATGCTAATAAAAAAGGGGTTTTCCCAATGTTATCCAGTGTAAATTCAGAACTGAGTGGCGTCAATTGCCCCCATCCTAGATGTTTCCCCACGAGCTCATATAACAATAGTGGTAGTGGTGatagtagcagtagcagtagaAGTAGAAGTGATGAACATACCAGCGGTAGTTGTAGCTGTAACGGACAAAGTAAAGACAACAAGAATTACGCCCCTAAAATAAAAGCTGAAGAAAAGTACGTTTGCTTCTTTTGCTCCTCATCCATGTATATTCACAATAAAGTAAGGGGTTTTATAAACTGGCCCAAAGCAGAAtgctctctttttttatatcagaATAatgcaattaaaaaaattgaagtcAAACTAATTAAAACATCCTACgatttatatgttaataataataattatgcatTTCGGAAATTTCATAATTCGCTTGAAGGTCATAAATGTTTTGATAATGTTCCCAGAAAATTTGCAATCCTCGATAAAAACTCCATAAACATTCAGTGCAAAGATAATACTTTGTtaagaatttataaattacaacgaaaaaataaaaaaattatggatGCCATGTCCTTCtttaatagtattaataaagTATATCTGCT GGATCAtaggaaaattttttcattgcaaaatcattattttaaggagaagaaaaaacaaatctTCAACAGTTTTTGTAacctcttttttatttatttaaatgcatattttataaagaaattccttttttcaaaaaacatTAGCATTCTTCTCTTGGAGGAAAAACTAAATGGCTCCTTGCAAAAAATTTGTAGGGATAATGCCCCctatttaaaaacaaaaag CGGCATACTTTATAAGGATATTATAGAGGGTCAATTAGACGGTTATACTGTCGAAGAAGGCGATAcagtatatattcattaccAAGGAAAAACGACAAACGATTTTCGATTAATTCAATCGACTTTCAGTTGTGTGTTCCCCCCTAAGATAAAAGCAGGTTATTATGaccataaacatataaaagcTATCTACGAAGTT CCACTCATTTATGAAATCGATGTA TGGAGCAACTGCATAACTAATTTATCATTCTTCTGCCATTTTGAAAACCTTATAAAAATTTCCGAAAGCCT taatTCGAATAGCACGTTTTATGAATCTCATTTGAAAAACGATG TTGTTGCTTCAAAACCCTCGAAGCATTAG
- a CDS encoding DEAD box helicase yields MRTKENTHFSFIRKVVPSVKAQNFLRNSDDKNIHNIYYLKKKYEQQGNKNKKTVVFIEKGTSNDENKVSYIKGNFKNNSSVKEIKSLSNLQKNFIYLLERNNNVLMHAKTSSGKTTICLFYFILKFFYNCEFVFDEDINRDRYLYNSAYYKNFYNNNSDDQHDYSSYNHSNYNSHSNYYNYINYNNCSTIYGLNKQAKKGGHANKLKYTSFSEKYEEIYDIKENKDLLLEGRFKSVLKKGEKILILCPSKELCVQIAQNILSFINNKKAQIVKLFIDKQDEVIAKQKQSTRDIIKNKKNEEQKGKLDIDPSITKDIGDNVNPNLFKNIKNSVNGEKKVGQIKRHKLGINMKLASSDSNNSKISNISNNNYNSSNSDSNDINNNINNNANSRNSDGGHIFQNIENLSDAIIFDEMKTLRDSTFLVGTPMCFKNYILKLEKGMLKSFLQSIKYIFFDEIDRLFPSVKRCRSLRTKNNIKRKNAHLILETLMYMNRKDTVFVGCSSTLNRETHRRICKLLCLNRGNEKKKIYVLREKNYSSGAFGDTDSATPSDITRHMTSVDLSNNLSSNLSNNMSNSLSNNMSNSLSNNMSNSLSNNMSNNMSSNLSNNMSNDMSNDMSNDMSNDMSNDMSNSLNSNLSDTPSNRMNNGVIKNCGKPKEEAQINKLGKGSHCDSIHEKSCSTMCSHEQNSFNKKEGKEWDKENANLFNFDNYINSEDTLQKYVIKVRIPNSIYHFYHVVSDQLYSSKIKEAYEIIEDFKNKKILILVKNGYSLMDLKKYLNEKKVFSVLLHEKLQISLRHNNKNLSKMCRSYEDIKNLREIASRDEEVEKEVKKVIESKEATTEAEVDVKVEKEQKQKYINKFPIIISSFDSIRGFHINNLDIVILCNKPKNVNEYIHLCGRVGRRDNMGHSILLEDEKNINMVRNWLNNIKVDFNKLRLKRDLSKLGKSSSEEKTTQKKNDLNYISSCILNELGDNTLCI; encoded by the coding sequence ATGAGGACAAAGGAAAATACACATTTCTCTTTTATTAGAAAAGTAGTACCTTCTGTCAAAGCGCAGAATTTTTTACGAAACAgtgatgataaaaatatccataacatttattatttaaagaaaaagtatgaacaacaaggaaataaaaataagaagacTGTTGTTTTTATTGAAAAGGGTACTTCAAACGATGAGAATAAAGTAAGTTATATAAAAggcaattttaaaaataatagtagtgTAAAAGAAATCAAATCCTTGagtaatttacaaaaaaattttatctaCCTCCTCGAACGGAATAATAATGTTCTTATGCATGCAAAGACATCTAGTGGAAAAACAactatttgtttattttattttattttaaaatttttttacaattgtGAATTTGTTTTTGACGAAGATATTAACAGAGACAGATATTTGTATAACAGTgcatattacaaaaatttttataataataactcAGATGACCAGCATGACTACAGCAGCTATAACCATAGTAACTATAATAGCCACAGcaattattataactacATCAACTATAATAATTGCAGTACCATATATGGCTTAAATAAACAGGCGAAAAAAGGAGGGCATGCAAATAAGCTTAAGTACACATCATTTAGTGAAAAGTATGAGGAAATTTATGATATTAAAGAAAACAAAGATTTATTACTAGAAGGAAGATTTAAAAGTGTATtaaaaaagggggaaaaaattcttattttatgcCCATCTAAAGAATTATGTGTACAGATTGCTCAGAATATACTAtcctttataaataataaaaaggcaCAAATTGTTAAGTTGTTTATTGATAAGCAAGATGAGGTGATAGCAAAGCAAAAACAGAGTACGAgggatataataaaaaacaaaaaaaacgaaGAGCAAAAAGGGAAATTAGACATAGATCCTTCAATAACCAAAGATATTGGTGATAATGTAAACCCCAATTTGTTTAAGAACATAAAAAACAGTGTTAATGGTGAAAAAAAGGTGGGACAAATAAAAAGACACAAGTTGGGAATAAACATGAAGTTGGCTAGCTCAGACAGCAATAACAGTAAGATAAGCAACATAAGTAACAACAATTATAACAGCAGTAATAGTGATAGTAATgacattaataataatatcaataATAACGCTAATAGCCGTAATAGCGATGGGGGCCatattttccaaaatatTGAAAACCTAAGCGACGCGATTATATTCGATGAAATGAAAACTTTAAGGGACTCTACTTTTCTTGTAGGAACCCCTATGTgctttaaaaattacatcTTAAAGCTAGAAAAGGGTATGTTAAAATCTTTTTTACAaagtattaaatatattttttttgatgaaATTGATAGGTTGTTTCCGTCAGTTAAGAGATGCAGATCATTAAGaacgaaaaataatattaaaagaaaaaacgcACATTTAATATTGGAAACGTTAATGTATATGAATAGAAAAGATACAGTTTTTGTTGGATGTTCAAGTACTCTAAATAGGGAAACACACAGACGAATATGTAAGCTTCTGTGTTTGAACAGAggcaatgaaaaaaagaaaatttacgTGTTGAGGGAGAAGAACTATTCATCGGGTGCATTCGGTGACACGGATAGTGCGACGCCAAGTGACATAACAAGGCACATGACAAGTGTCGATCTGAGTAACAATCTGAGTAGCAATCTGAGTAACAATATGAGTAACAGTCTGAGTAATAATATGAGTAACAGTCTGAGTAACAATATGAGTAACAGTCTGAGTAATAATATGAGTAACAATATGAGTAGCAATCTGAGTAACAATATGAGTAATGATATGAGTAACGATATGAGTAATGATATGAGTAACGATATGAGTAACGATATGAGTAACAGTCTGAATAGCAATCTGAGCGACACTCCAAGTAACAGAATGAATAACGGAGTGATCAAAAATTGTGGAAAGCCTAAGGAGGAGgcacaaataaacaaattggGAAAAGGCTCACACTGTGACAGTATACATGAGAAAAGTTGTTCCACTATGTGTTCTCATGAGCAAAACAGCTTCAATAAAAAGGAGGGTAAAGAATGGGATAAAGAAAATGCTAATCTATTCAACTTTgataattacataaatagtGAAGATACATtgcaaaaatatgttataaaagTTAGAATACCGAACagtatatatcatttttatcatgtAGTAAGTGATCAATTATATAGCAGTAAAATAAAGGAAGCTTATGAAATAATAGaagattttaaaaataaaaaaattctaattttaGTTAAAAATGGTTACTCATTAATGGATCTAAAAAAATACctaaacgaaaaaaaagttttctcAGTTTTACTCCATGAGAAGTTACAAATATCCCTACGGCACAACAACAAGAATTTAAGTAAAATGTGTAGAAGTTACGaagacataaaaaatttaagagaAATCGCTTCTAGGGATGAAGAGGTAGAAAAGGAggtaaaaaaagtaatagaATCAAAAGAAGCAACAACAGAAGCAGAAGTGGATGTGAAGGtggaaaaagaacaaaaacaaaaatatataaataaatttcccATTATTATTAGCTCCTTTGACAGTATTCGGggttttcatataaataaccTAGACATTGTTATACTATGTAATAAGccaaaaaatgtaaatgaatatattcatttgtgTGGGAGAGTTGGCAGAAGAGATAATATGGGACATTCAATACTATTggaagatgaaaaaaatattaacatggTCAGAAATTGgttaaataacataaaagtGGACTTTAACAAATTGCGCTTGAAAAGAGACTTATCAAAATTAGGAAAATCTTCGAGTGAAGAGAAAACAACCCAGAAGAAAAACGACttgaattatatttcatcgtgtatattaaatgaacTGGGCGATAACACATTGTGTATATAG